A window of the Chloroflexus sp. Y-396-1 genome harbors these coding sequences:
- a CDS encoding CHAT domain-containing protein has protein sequence MAGEETIAALAAIWDECSSSARWPALLPVLCQLVDQFQQSADDDTRAEIAMRITDLLRDTDPDLYQKLITMRKAMRAGEAHNRFSTRGMPSDAELLAAWQEIRTREASIHGESITTGNITGTGIAIGQGAQATVHQHFYEPRFTRYTDISCPRRAQVNSRVTVTVALTMQPQPESVACEAIEVFEGKVKVRIDAPGFEPLSLLEQTIIVERDDDSAPVVFHLKARETGPHEIAIQFWQRGNLIATVMAPIEVLEVEPVFAPAFVPKTPVSPRMADVAPPDLTLVVFRDPAGRMQFTLHRDNITLCYVEQTLPRPPDALINALFDELHLLQRGTDSANRRRGSSLLTAEQVERRIRNLGYKLWDVLIPPELKLYYARERHQWQRAAAAGQRWSMLVQSNEPDIPWELVRPYSGGPDRWEEDFWCQTFHFARWLLKRPDSPESVVPLPRLRLRTLAAVVPTCYPELKAVPAEHQLLRDLIARYRLTDRSPQRATEKEVIDLLETGGFDWLHVITHGDFFAQSALHSSAIGLDDNQWLASSSITGPHIRGMLCDRRPAIVLNACHVGREQPSLSGAAGWVTQFVGSGAGMMIAPLWSVNDEFALRFSEVFYTALLNPDRPATVAEAMWQAREAIRQPDDPTWLAYSLFAHPNARVEVQPSQV, from the coding sequence ATGGCCGGTGAAGAGACTATAGCCGCGCTGGCAGCTATTTGGGACGAATGTTCATCCAGTGCGCGCTGGCCCGCATTACTGCCGGTGCTGTGTCAACTGGTCGATCAGTTTCAACAGAGCGCCGATGATGACACTCGCGCCGAGATTGCCATGCGTATTACCGATCTGCTGCGCGATACCGATCCCGATCTCTACCAGAAGCTGATTACGATGCGCAAAGCCATGCGCGCTGGCGAGGCGCACAACCGCTTCAGCACGCGCGGCATGCCATCTGACGCTGAACTCTTGGCAGCCTGGCAAGAGATTCGGACACGTGAAGCGTCAATCCACGGCGAGAGCATTACCACTGGCAACATCACCGGCACCGGCATTGCCATCGGTCAGGGCGCGCAGGCCACAGTGCATCAACACTTCTACGAGCCGCGCTTCACCCGCTACACCGACATCTCCTGCCCGCGACGGGCGCAGGTGAACAGCCGGGTCACCGTCACCGTTGCGCTGACGATGCAGCCCCAGCCGGAGAGCGTCGCGTGCGAGGCTATCGAGGTCTTCGAGGGCAAGGTCAAAGTACGGATCGATGCGCCCGGCTTCGAACCGCTGAGTCTGCTCGAACAAACAATCATCGTCGAGCGGGATGACGATAGCGCCCCGGTCGTGTTTCACCTCAAGGCGCGCGAAACCGGTCCCCACGAGATTGCCATCCAATTCTGGCAGCGCGGCAATCTCATCGCTACGGTCATGGCGCCCATCGAGGTGCTAGAGGTAGAGCCGGTCTTTGCGCCGGCATTCGTGCCGAAAACGCCCGTCAGCCCACGCATGGCCGATGTCGCGCCGCCAGACCTCACCCTCGTCGTCTTCCGCGACCCTGCCGGGCGGATGCAGTTCACTCTGCACCGTGATAATATCACGCTCTGCTACGTCGAACAGACCCTGCCCCGTCCACCCGATGCGTTGATCAATGCGCTCTTTGACGAGCTACACCTGTTGCAACGCGGTACCGACAGCGCCAACCGACGGCGTGGATCGTCGCTTCTGACCGCCGAGCAGGTCGAGCGGCGTATCCGCAATCTGGGTTACAAACTGTGGGATGTGCTGATCCCGCCCGAACTCAAATTGTACTACGCCCGTGAGCGTCATCAGTGGCAGCGAGCCGCCGCGGCCGGGCAGCGCTGGAGCATGCTGGTGCAATCGAATGAGCCGGACATTCCCTGGGAATTGGTGCGTCCGTACAGCGGTGGGCCGGATCGCTGGGAAGAAGACTTCTGGTGCCAGACCTTCCACTTCGCCCGCTGGCTGCTCAAGCGCCCCGACAGCCCTGAGAGCGTGGTTCCCCTGCCACGCCTGCGCCTGCGCACACTGGCCGCAGTCGTGCCCACCTGCTACCCGGAACTGAAAGCCGTCCCCGCCGAGCACCAACTGCTGCGCGACCTGATCGCCCGCTATCGCCTGACCGACCGTAGCCCGCAGCGGGCGACCGAGAAAGAGGTCATCGACCTGCTCGAAACGGGTGGCTTCGACTGGCTGCACGTCATTACCCACGGCGACTTCTTCGCTCAGTCGGCATTGCACAGCAGCGCAATCGGACTGGATGACAACCAGTGGCTGGCAAGCAGCTCGATCACCGGTCCACACATCCGAGGTATGCTGTGCGACCGCCGCCCGGCAATCGTCTTGAACGCCTGTCACGTCGGTCGTGAGCAACCTTCGCTCAGCGGCGCTGCCGGATGGGTCACGCAGTTTGTCGGCTCCGGTGCGGGCATGATGATCGCGCCGCTCTGGTCGGTCAACGACGAGTTTGCTCTCCGCTTCAGCGAAGTCTTCTACACCGCGCTGCTCAACCCTGATCGCCCTGCCACCGTCGCTGAGGCAATGTGGCAGGCCCGCGAGGCCATCCGTCAGCCCGACGACCCGACCTGGCTGGCATACAGCCTGTTCGCCCACCCGAACGCGCGAGTTGAAGTACAGCCGTCGCAGGTGTAG
- the fusA gene encoding elongation factor G codes for MRAFEPERIHNIGIFGHLGSGKTTLAEAMLMTAHAIPRMGRVEDGSTTSDYDPDEHRRGMSISLSVLPLEWNGDKINLIDVPGAADFAGEAAAAMRIIDGALLVLDASAGVEVGTELFWEMAVQQRVPRILFINKLDRENANFYRVIEQAREILDAAVIPLQIPIGSGKDFKGIISLRQRRAWLTSPKHDGSYIEADVPPELDTLMHEWRTALIDKIAATNDHLIERYLEGGEDALTREELLLGLRTGIADGSIVPVFCGSATEVVGIAQLLNGIIDSIPSAGRKTTTATDLNTNQEVELQPDRNEPLAALVFKTVSDTYGKQSYFRVFSGEIRAGMTLLNARTRKEERIAHVYIVRGKEQIEVEAVGPGDIGLLTKLGDTQTNDTLCLSSRPLALSPIQFPAPAFIATVKPRTRADLDKLSSALSRMIEEDPSLQVSRDARTGEALLSGLSETHLQIVAERMKRKFDVNIDLELPRIPYRETIRSVATAQYRHKKQTGGAGQFADVALRVEPLPPDPHREDPLEFVNEIVGGVISRGFMPAIEKGIREAMEEGIISGNPVVDVRAAVFDGKEHPVDSKEIAFKTAAKEAFRLAAQKAGVIILEPIYNMEIIVPDQFAGDVMSDMSTRRGRVQGMMPMGNGKTVIHAQAPLVEIQRYATDLRGMTQGRGRFSISFAGYEEVPPHLVNQIVEAHKKELEAAHSH; via the coding sequence ATGCGAGCGTTTGAACCGGAAAGGATTCACAACATCGGCATATTTGGTCACCTCGGCAGCGGGAAGACCACGCTGGCCGAGGCAATGCTGATGACCGCCCACGCCATCCCGCGGATGGGGCGCGTCGAGGATGGGTCAACGACTAGTGACTACGATCCCGACGAGCACCGACGCGGGATGTCTATTTCGCTCAGTGTGTTACCCCTCGAATGGAACGGTGACAAGATCAATCTGATTGACGTGCCGGGTGCCGCCGATTTTGCCGGTGAAGCTGCTGCCGCGATGCGCATCATCGATGGCGCATTGCTCGTGCTCGACGCGAGTGCCGGTGTTGAGGTCGGTACCGAACTCTTCTGGGAGATGGCGGTACAGCAGCGCGTACCCCGTATTCTGTTCATCAACAAACTCGACCGCGAGAATGCCAATTTCTACCGTGTGATCGAGCAGGCTCGCGAAATCCTCGATGCTGCGGTGATTCCGCTGCAAATACCAATTGGTTCTGGCAAAGACTTCAAAGGTATTATCTCGCTGCGTCAGCGGCGAGCTTGGCTGACCAGCCCCAAACACGATGGTAGCTATATCGAGGCTGATGTGCCGCCAGAACTCGATACGTTGATGCACGAGTGGCGCACGGCCCTGATTGATAAAATTGCGGCAACCAACGATCACCTGATCGAACGCTACCTCGAAGGCGGTGAAGATGCGCTGACTCGCGAAGAGCTGTTGCTCGGTCTGCGCACCGGTATCGCCGATGGTTCGATTGTGCCGGTCTTCTGCGGTTCGGCTACTGAAGTTGTCGGAATTGCCCAACTCCTCAACGGTATCATCGACTCGATCCCATCGGCAGGCCGGAAGACGACAACCGCCACCGATCTGAATACCAACCAGGAAGTTGAGCTGCAACCTGACCGCAACGAACCGCTAGCAGCGCTCGTCTTCAAGACAGTGTCCGACACCTATGGCAAACAAAGCTACTTCCGCGTCTTCTCGGGTGAAATCCGCGCCGGCATGACGCTGTTAAATGCCCGCACCCGCAAAGAAGAACGGATTGCACACGTCTACATCGTGCGCGGCAAAGAGCAGATCGAGGTCGAGGCAGTTGGCCCTGGTGACATTGGCTTACTGACCAAACTTGGCGACACGCAGACCAACGACACCCTCTGTCTGTCGTCACGCCCACTCGCGCTCAGTCCCATTCAATTCCCTGCTCCAGCCTTTATCGCAACGGTGAAACCACGTACCCGCGCCGACCTTGATAAGCTCAGCTCGGCGCTCAGCCGGATGATCGAAGAAGACCCCTCTTTGCAGGTATCCCGCGATGCACGTACCGGCGAAGCCCTGCTGAGCGGTCTGAGTGAGACTCATCTTCAGATAGTCGCTGAGCGGATGAAGCGCAAGTTCGATGTCAACATCGACCTTGAACTGCCCCGTATCCCCTACCGCGAAACCATTCGCAGCGTTGCCACTGCTCAGTATCGCCACAAGAAACAGACCGGTGGTGCTGGTCAGTTTGCTGATGTTGCGCTGCGTGTCGAGCCATTGCCCCCCGATCCCCATCGGGAAGACCCGCTTGAATTCGTCAACGAAATTGTGGGTGGCGTGATCTCGCGCGGATTCATGCCGGCTATCGAAAAAGGCATTCGCGAGGCGATGGAAGAGGGCATCATTTCGGGGAACCCAGTGGTTGATGTGCGGGCTGCGGTCTTCGACGGCAAAGAGCACCCGGTCGACTCGAAGGAAATTGCCTTCAAGACAGCAGCAAAGGAAGCGTTCCGCCTTGCCGCTCAGAAAGCCGGCGTGATTATCCTCGAACCCATCTACAACATGGAGATTATCGTCCCCGATCAATTTGCTGGCGATGTCATGAGCGACATGAGTACACGTCGGGGCCGTGTTCAGGGAATGATGCCAATGGGGAATGGCAAAACGGTAATCCATGCCCAAGCGCCGCTGGTAGAGATTCAACGCTATGCAACCGATCTGCGTGGCATGACCCAGGGGCGTGGGCGGTTCTCGATCAGCTTCGCCGGTTATGAAGAGGTGCCGCCGCATCTGGTCAACCAGATTGTGGAAGCTCACAAGAAAGAGCTAGAAGCGGCACACAGTCATTAG